A stretch of Crossiella cryophila DNA encodes these proteins:
- a CDS encoding helix-turn-helix transcriptional regulator, translating into MRLNDPEWQARGPRSAGLPPVHPGLTAGEAASYGRARRASARRGCMVLEALDPGTEHGRVYRALVCLPRTGVAELAAETGIRPETVRRLLDELVARNVAVALDGGAWEAHSPAEITESALRRDAVRRAEARQSGTELERLFRFVRREEGHYGALEVLTDTERILATMQRMQRAANQEMRIIDRPPYFAQPSYYANQETLQFDRMAAGVGYRTIYYESAYNDGTVPDIPRMVAKGEQARTLKEPPMKLVIADDQLAVVTLEAEGGQSVVALLIRPSSLFTALSNTFETLWKLAVPISAVGADTLDDDRDRVILTLMASGATDEAIARRLELSRRTVVRRVALLLDRLGATTRFQAGVQAARRGWL; encoded by the coding sequence GTGCGGCTGAACGATCCCGAGTGGCAGGCCCGTGGACCCCGGTCCGCGGGCCTGCCGCCGGTCCACCCCGGATTGACCGCCGGCGAGGCCGCCTCCTATGGTCGGGCGCGCAGGGCGAGCGCGCGGCGGGGGTGCATGGTGCTGGAGGCGCTGGACCCCGGCACCGAGCACGGCCGGGTGTACCGGGCCCTGGTCTGCCTGCCTCGGACGGGGGTCGCGGAACTGGCCGCGGAGACCGGGATCAGGCCGGAGACGGTGCGGCGGCTGCTGGACGAGCTGGTCGCGCGCAACGTCGCGGTGGCCCTGGACGGCGGCGCGTGGGAGGCGCACTCCCCCGCCGAGATCACCGAGTCGGCACTGCGCCGGGACGCGGTGCGCCGGGCCGAGGCCCGCCAGTCCGGCACCGAGCTGGAGCGGCTCTTCCGGTTCGTCCGCCGCGAGGAAGGCCACTACGGCGCCCTGGAGGTGCTGACCGACACCGAGCGGATCCTGGCCACCATGCAGCGGATGCAGCGGGCGGCGAACCAGGAGATGCGGATCATCGACCGGCCGCCCTACTTCGCCCAGCCCTCCTACTACGCCAACCAGGAGACCCTGCAGTTCGACCGGATGGCCGCCGGGGTCGGCTACCGCACCATCTACTACGAGTCGGCGTACAACGACGGCACCGTCCCGGACATCCCGCGGATGGTGGCCAAGGGCGAACAGGCCCGCACGCTCAAGGAACCGCCGATGAAACTGGTCATCGCCGACGACCAACTGGCCGTGGTGACCCTGGAGGCCGAGGGCGGGCAGAGCGTGGTGGCGCTGCTGATCCGGCCGTCGAGCCTGTTCACCGCGCTGTCCAACACCTTCGAGACGCTGTGGAAACTCGCCGTGCCCATCTCCGCGGTCGGCGCGGACACCCTGGACGACGACCGGGACCGGGTCATCCTCACCCTGATGGCCAGCGGCGCCACCGACGAGGCCATCGCCCGGCGACTCGAGTTGTCCCGGCGCACCGTGGTCCGCCGGGTGGCACTGCTGCTGGACCGCCTTGGCGCGACCACCCGGTTCCAGGCCGGGGTGCAGGCCGCCCGCCGCGGCTGGCTGTGA
- a CDS encoding serine hydrolase domain-containing protein → MSLLTRTRRWAVLATVAATAAVALAPGAVAAPPAYGKAAAQAAVNALVSQQRAMGSSAFLFGSGADWSVHAGAVSGLENRPIGDRDHFRIGSLTKMYVSTVVLQLVGEGKLALDTGFGAYLPGLATGTTNDDTKITVRHLLQHTSGIAEYLNVMVALPTNWWRTYDVTAHAKSGLSHGSQFAPGSKYGYSNTNYIILGLIIEKLTGRPVAQEIAERILIPHGLANTGLQSAGQQLMPTPYVTGYVAVPFVPVRVDSRSQDPTMAWAAGAMYSTATDTAKFLDLLLGGHLLPPALLTEMKTPLPGGFYGLGLSTFELPCGVRVYGHNGAIPGYLTWGVIAENGRKAVVLTSVTPAEEPRVKLASDAMTAAVCG, encoded by the coding sequence ATGTCTCTGCTCACCCGTACCCGGCGCTGGGCGGTGCTGGCCACCGTCGCCGCCACCGCCGCGGTGGCACTCGCCCCCGGCGCGGTCGCCGCCCCGCCCGCCTACGGCAAGGCGGCCGCGCAGGCCGCGGTCAACGCGCTGGTCTCCCAGCAGCGCGCGATGGGTTCCTCGGCCTTCCTCTTCGGCAGCGGCGCGGACTGGTCCGTGCACGCCGGCGCGGTGTCCGGGCTGGAGAACCGGCCGATCGGCGACCGGGACCACTTCCGGATCGGCAGCCTGACCAAGATGTACGTCTCCACCGTGGTGCTTCAGCTCGTCGGCGAGGGCAAACTCGCCCTGGACACCGGGTTCGGCGCCTACCTGCCCGGTCTGGCCACCGGCACCACCAACGACGACACCAAGATCACCGTGCGGCACCTGTTGCAGCACACCAGCGGCATCGCCGAGTACCTCAACGTGATGGTCGCGCTGCCCACGAACTGGTGGCGCACCTACGACGTGACCGCGCACGCCAAGTCCGGGCTGAGCCACGGCTCGCAGTTCGCGCCGGGCAGCAAGTACGGCTACTCCAACACCAACTACATCATCCTGGGCCTGATCATCGAGAAGCTCACCGGACGCCCGGTGGCCCAGGAGATCGCCGAGCGGATCCTGATCCCGCACGGGCTGGCCAACACCGGTCTGCAGAGCGCGGGTCAGCAGCTGATGCCGACGCCGTACGTGACCGGGTACGTGGCGGTGCCGTTCGTGCCGGTGCGCGTCGACTCCCGCTCGCAGGACCCGACCATGGCCTGGGCCGCGGGTGCGATGTACTCCACCGCCACCGACACGGCCAAGTTCCTGGACCTGCTGCTCGGCGGCCACCTGCTGCCGCCGGCGCTGCTGACCGAGATGAAGACGCCGTTGCCCGGCGGGTTCTACGGACTTGGGCTGTCCACCTTCGAGCTGCCCTGCGGGGTGCGGGTGTACGGGCACAACGGGGCCATCCCCGGCTACCTGACCTGGGGGGTCATCGCCGAGAACGGGCGCAAGGCGGTGGTGCTGACCAGCGTCACCCCGGCCGAGGAACCCCGGGTCAAGCTGGCCTCCGACGCCATGACGGCGGCGGTGTGCGGCTGA